The following proteins come from a genomic window of Pseudomonas syringae:
- the hemA gene encoding glutamyl-tRNA reductase: MAFLALGINHKTASVDVRERVAFTPEQLVEALQQLCRLTDSREAAILSTCNRSELYIEHDHLAADSILAWLANYHHLSLEELRASAYVHEDDAAVRHMMRVASGLDSLVLGEPQILGQMKSAYAVAREAGTVGPLLGRLFQATFSAAKQVRTDTAIGENPVSVAFAAVSLAKQIFSDLQRSQALLIGAGETITLVARHLHDLGVKRIVVANRTLERASMLAAEFGAHAVLLSDIPAELVNSDIVISSTASQLPILGKGAVESALKLRKHKPIFMVDIAVPRDIEPEVGELDDVYLYSVDDLHEVVAENLKSRQGAALAAEQLVSVGAEDFMSRLRELAAVDVLRAYRQQSERLRDEELSKAQRMLANGSNAEEVLIQLARGLTNKLLHAPSVQLKKLSAEGRVDALAMAQELFALGEGSTDKPPQ; encoded by the coding sequence ATGGCCTTCCTTGCACTCGGTATCAATCATAAGACCGCCTCGGTCGACGTTCGCGAGCGTGTGGCATTTACCCCGGAACAGCTGGTCGAGGCGCTGCAACAGCTCTGTCGCCTGACCGACAGTCGTGAGGCTGCGATTCTCTCGACGTGCAATCGCAGCGAACTGTACATCGAACATGACCACCTTGCGGCCGACAGCATTCTGGCCTGGCTTGCCAATTACCATCACCTCAGCCTGGAAGAACTGCGCGCCAGTGCCTATGTGCATGAGGATGATGCGGCTGTGCGCCACATGATGCGCGTGGCGTCGGGGCTGGACTCGCTGGTGCTGGGCGAGCCGCAGATTCTTGGTCAGATGAAGTCTGCGTATGCCGTTGCCCGCGAAGCCGGAACGGTCGGGCCGTTGCTCGGTCGCCTGTTTCAGGCCACGTTCAGCGCCGCCAAACAGGTGCGCACCGATACCGCAATCGGTGAAAACCCGGTTTCAGTGGCGTTTGCCGCCGTCAGCCTGGCGAAACAGATTTTCAGTGACCTGCAACGCAGTCAGGCCTTGTTGATCGGTGCGGGCGAGACCATTACTCTGGTCGCCCGGCATCTGCATGACCTTGGCGTCAAGCGAATCGTGGTGGCCAACCGAACCCTGGAGCGCGCCAGCATGCTGGCCGCCGAATTTGGCGCCCATGCGGTGCTGCTCTCGGACATTCCTGCTGAACTGGTCAACAGTGACATTGTGATCAGCTCTACCGCCAGTCAGTTGCCGATTCTGGGCAAGGGCGCGGTAGAAAGTGCGCTGAAGCTGCGCAAGCACAAACCGATTTTCATGGTCGACATCGCCGTACCGCGCGATATCGAACCGGAAGTCGGCGAGCTGGACGACGTTTACCTGTACAGCGTCGATGATCTGCATGAAGTGGTGGCAGAAAATCTCAAGAGCCGTCAGGGTGCGGCACTGGCTGCCGAACAATTGGTCAGTGTCGGTGCCGAAGACTTCATGTCGCGCCTGCGCGAGCTGGCGGCGGTCGATGTATTGCGCGCTTACCGTCAGCAGAGCGAGCGGTTGCGCGATGAAGAATTGAGCAAGGCGCAACGCATGTTGGCCAACGGCAGCAATGCCGAAGAGGTGCTGATCCAGCTGGCGCGCGGGCTGACCAACAAATTGCTGCACGCGCCCAGTGTGCAGCTCAAGAAGCTGTCTGCCGAAGGTCGCGTCGACGCGCTGGCCATGGCCCAGGAACTTTTTGCCCTCGGTGAGGGCTCGACGGATAAACCCCCGCAATGA
- the lolB gene encoding lipoprotein insertase outer membrane protein LolB yields the protein MFLRHVIVFSLIALLTGCAGLTSREAVQGKGDPAQWREHKQQLSSLDGWQINGKVGIRAPKDSGSGTLFWLQRQDYYDIRLSGPLGRGAARLTGRPGAVALEVANQGRYEAATPESLLQDQLGWKLPVSHLVWWVRGLPAPDSKSSVTLDGDSRLASLVQDGWQVEYLSYVEQNGYWLPERIKLHGQDLDVTLVIKDWQPRKLGQ from the coding sequence ATGTTTTTGCGCCACGTAATCGTATTCAGCCTCATCGCCCTGCTCACCGGCTGCGCCGGACTCACCTCCCGCGAAGCCGTTCAGGGCAAGGGCGACCCCGCGCAATGGCGCGAACACAAACAGCAACTGAGCAGCCTCGATGGCTGGCAGATCAACGGCAAGGTCGGCATTCGTGCACCGAAAGACTCCGGCAGTGGCACGCTGTTCTGGCTACAGCGTCAGGACTACTACGATATTCGTCTGTCCGGGCCGTTGGGCCGGGGGGCTGCGCGACTGACTGGCCGGCCGGGTGCCGTGGCACTGGAAGTGGCCAATCAGGGTCGCTACGAGGCCGCGACACCGGAGTCGCTGCTGCAGGATCAGTTAGGCTGGAAGCTGCCCGTTTCGCATCTCGTGTGGTGGGTCCGCGGTTTGCCCGCTCCCGACAGCAAGAGCAGCGTGACGCTGGATGGCGACAGCCGTCTGGCGAGTCTTGTGCAGGATGGCTGGCAGGTGGAATACCTCAGTTATGTCGAACAGAACGGCTACTGGCTGCCTGAGCGCATCAAGCTGCACGGTCAGGACCTCGACGTCACGCTGGTCATCAAGGACTGGCAGCCGCGCAAACTGGGGCAATGA
- the ychF gene encoding redox-regulated ATPase YchF: MGFNCGIVGLPNVGKSTLFNALTKSGIAAENFPFCTIEPNTGIVPMPDPRLAALAAIVNPKRILPTTMEFVDIAGLVAGASKGEGLGNKFLANIRETDAIAHVVRCFEDENVIHVSNSVDPKRDIEIIDLELIFADLDSCEKQLQKVTRNAKGGDKDAVVQKGLLEKLIAHFSEGKPARSLMKSMSNDDKAVIRGFHLLTTKPVMYIANVAEDGFENNPLLDVVRAIAEEEGAMLVPVCNKIEAEIAELDDGEEKDMFLEALGLEEPGLNRVIRAGYEMLHLQTYFTAGVEEVRAWTVRVGATAPQAAGVIHTDFEKGFIRAEVVAYDDFIQFKGEAGAKEAGKWRLEGKEYIVKDGDVMHFRFNV, translated from the coding sequence ATGGGATTCAATTGCGGCATCGTCGGCCTGCCTAACGTCGGCAAGTCCACCCTGTTCAACGCCCTGACCAAATCCGGTATTGCGGCCGAGAACTTCCCCTTCTGCACCATCGAGCCGAACACCGGTATCGTGCCGATGCCCGATCCGCGTCTGGCGGCCCTGGCAGCCATCGTCAACCCCAAGCGCATCTTGCCAACCACCATGGAGTTCGTCGACATCGCCGGCCTCGTGGCAGGTGCCTCCAAGGGCGAAGGCCTGGGTAACAAGTTCCTCGCCAATATTCGCGAGACCGACGCCATCGCCCACGTGGTGCGCTGCTTTGAAGACGAGAACGTGATCCACGTTTCCAACAGCGTCGATCCCAAGCGCGACATCGAGATCATCGACCTGGAACTGATCTTCGCCGACCTCGACAGCTGCGAAAAGCAACTGCAAAAGGTCACGCGTAACGCCAAGGGCGGCGACAAGGACGCAGTGGTCCAGAAAGGCCTGCTTGAAAAACTGATTGCACACTTCAGCGAAGGCAAGCCGGCGCGCAGCCTGATGAAGAGCATGAGCAATGACGACAAAGCCGTCATTCGCGGCTTCCACCTGCTGACCACCAAGCCGGTCATGTACATCGCCAACGTCGCTGAAGACGGTTTCGAAAACAACCCGCTGCTGGACGTGGTTCGCGCCATCGCCGAAGAAGAAGGCGCGATGCTGGTGCCAGTCTGCAACAAGATCGAAGCAGAAATCGCCGAGCTGGATGACGGCGAAGAAAAAGACATGTTCCTCGAAGCCCTGGGCCTCGAAGAACCCGGCCTGAACCGCGTGATTCGCGCCGGCTATGAAATGCTCCACCTGCAGACTTACTTCACCGCAGGCGTCGAAGAAGTCCGCGCCTGGACCGTCCGCGTAGGCGCTACCGCACCACAAGCCGCAGGCGTGATCCACACCGACTTCGAAAAAGGCTTCATCCGCGCCGAAGTGGTGGCGTATGACGACTTCATCCAGTTCAAGGGCGAAGCCGGTGCCAAGGAAGCCGGGAAGTGGCGTCTGGAAGGCAAGGAATACATCGTTAAAGACGGCGATGTGATGCATTTCAGGTTTAACGTCTAA
- the prmC gene encoding peptide chain release factor N(5)-glutamine methyltransferase, translating into MTIIASVLRSAELPDSPTARLDVELLLAAALGKPRSFLHTWPERIVSTEAAVAFAGYLERRRKGEPVAYILGQQGFWKLDLEVAPHTLIPRPETEMLVEAALELVPAFASAQVLDLGTGTGAIGLALAHDRQQWKVTAVDRVAEAVALAERNRQRLQLNNAEVFESHWFSGLQGRQFDLIISNPPYIADTDPHLAAGDVRFEPSSALVAGSDGLDDLRTIIEQAPAHLNAEGWLLLEHGYDQGAAVRELLIRQGFERIQTRRDLGEHERITFGCKPC; encoded by the coding sequence ATGACCATCATCGCAAGTGTGTTAAGAAGCGCAGAGCTTCCCGATTCACCGACTGCACGGCTTGATGTCGAGCTGCTGCTCGCGGCAGCGCTGGGCAAACCGCGGAGCTTTCTGCACACCTGGCCCGAGCGTATCGTCAGCACTGAAGCTGCAGTGGCATTTGCAGGCTATCTGGAGCGTCGACGCAAGGGCGAACCAGTGGCTTACATTCTTGGTCAGCAAGGCTTCTGGAAGCTGGACCTGGAAGTCGCACCGCACACGTTGATACCGCGTCCGGAGACTGAAATGCTGGTAGAAGCGGCGCTGGAACTGGTGCCCGCTTTTGCATCTGCCCAGGTGCTGGATCTGGGCACCGGCACCGGTGCAATCGGTCTGGCGCTAGCCCACGATCGCCAGCAGTGGAAGGTGACTGCGGTTGACCGCGTCGCCGAAGCCGTGGCGCTGGCCGAGCGTAATCGACAGCGCCTGCAACTGAACAACGCCGAAGTCTTCGAAAGCCACTGGTTCAGTGGCCTGCAAGGTCGACAGTTCGATCTGATCATTAGCAACCCGCCCTATATCGCCGACACCGATCCGCATCTGGCGGCCGGTGACGTGCGTTTCGAACCGAGCAGCGCGCTGGTCGCCGGTTCCGACGGGCTGGACGACCTGCGGACGATCATCGAGCAGGCGCCTGCTCATCTGAATGCCGAAGGCTGGTTGCTGCTGGAGCATGGTTATGATCAGGGCGCTGCCGTGCGCGAGCTGCTGATTCGCCAGGGCTTCGAGCGTATCCAGACCCGACGCGATCTGGGCGAGCACGAGCGCATTACGTTCGGATGCAAGCCGTGCTGA
- a CDS encoding tetratricopeptide repeat protein yields the protein MNRSSALFLALAFLGGCQSMAPATSQPVTAQKDAPPAPEAKPQVYGSFTQETLVSLLSAELAGQRNRFDIALDNYVTQAIKTQDPGVSERAYRIAEYMGADQSALQTALIWAKNDPKNLEAQRAAAIQLARAGRYDDSLVYMERVLQGQGDTHFDFLALSAAETDPDTRNGLLKSFDRLLGKYPNNGQLIFGKALLLQQNGDAEQSLKLLEDNPPKEGEVAPILLHARLLQSMNRGKEAVPLLEKSIKKYPDDKRLRLTYARMLVEQNRMQDAKVQFAALLQQYPDDDELRFSLALVCLEAKAWDEAAGYLEELIARGAHVDSAHLNLGRIHEEREDPQSALNEYAQVGPGPDFLAAQLRQADILVSNGNGAEAAKRLSEARAEEPDYAIQLYLIEAETLTSNDQLDRGWQVLSQALKQYPDDVNLLYTRAMLAEKRNDLTQMEKDLRTIIKREPENAMALNALGYTLSDRTTRYAEARELIEKAHKINPDDPAVLDSLGWVNYRMGNLDAAERYLRQALERFPDHEVAAHLGEVLWAKGEQREARKVWAKALEQQPDSPILRSTLQRLTGSENL from the coding sequence ATGAATAGATCCTCCGCGTTGTTCCTAGCTCTTGCCTTTCTAGGTGGCTGCCAGTCCATGGCCCCCGCCACGTCGCAACCCGTGACAGCCCAGAAAGATGCACCTCCCGCGCCTGAAGCCAAGCCTCAGGTCTACGGCTCGTTCACTCAGGAAACCCTGGTCAGCCTGTTGAGCGCGGAGCTGGCGGGCCAGCGCAACCGTTTCGACATCGCTCTGGATAACTACGTGACCCAGGCGATCAAGACTCAGGACCCTGGAGTGTCGGAGCGTGCCTACCGTATCGCCGAGTACATGGGCGCGGACCAGTCCGCACTGCAAACCGCGCTGATCTGGGCAAAGAACGATCCGAAGAATCTCGAGGCACAACGTGCCGCTGCAATCCAGCTGGCGCGTGCCGGGCGTTATGACGACTCTCTGGTGTACATGGAGAGAGTCCTGCAAGGTCAGGGCGATACCCATTTTGACTTCCTGGCCCTGTCCGCAGCAGAGACCGACCCGGACACCCGCAATGGTCTGCTGAAAAGTTTCGACCGGTTGCTGGGCAAATACCCCAACAACGGCCAGCTGATTTTCGGCAAGGCGCTGCTGCTCCAGCAGAACGGCGATGCCGAGCAGTCGCTTAAACTGCTTGAAGACAACCCGCCGAAAGAAGGTGAAGTCGCGCCTATTCTGCTGCACGCGCGCTTGCTGCAAAGCATGAATCGCGGCAAGGAAGCGGTGCCCCTGCTGGAAAAAAGCATCAAGAAATACCCGGACGACAAGCGTCTGCGCCTGACGTATGCACGCATGCTGGTCGAACAGAACCGCATGCAGGACGCCAAAGTGCAGTTCGCTGCGCTGTTGCAGCAGTACCCCGATGACGACGAGTTGCGCTTCTCGCTGGCGCTGGTCTGCCTCGAGGCCAAGGCCTGGGATGAAGCGGCGGGCTACCTGGAAGAACTGATCGCCCGAGGCGCGCATGTGGATTCGGCGCATTTGAATCTGGGGCGCATTCACGAGGAGCGCGAAGACCCGCAAAGCGCGCTCAATGAATACGCTCAAGTCGGCCCCGGGCCGGACTTTCTCGCCGCACAGTTGCGCCAGGCCGATATTCTGGTCAGCAATGGCAACGGTGCGGAAGCCGCCAAACGGCTGTCCGAGGCACGTGCCGAAGAGCCGGATTACGCGATTCAGCTGTACCTCATCGAAGCCGAGACGCTGACCAGCAATGATCAACTGGATCGTGGCTGGCAGGTCCTGAGCCAGGCGCTCAAGCAATATCCGGACGACGTCAATCTGCTTTACACGCGGGCCATGCTGGCAGAAAAGCGCAACGATCTGACCCAGATGGAAAAAGACCTGCGCACCATCATAAAGCGCGAACCGGAAAACGCCATGGCGTTGAACGCGCTGGGCTACACCCTTTCGGACCGCACGACCCGCTATGCCGAAGCCCGTGAACTGATCGAGAAAGCCCACAAGATCAACCCCGATGATCCGGCGGTACTCGACAGCCTTGGCTGGGTGAACTATCGCATGGGCAATCTGGACGCCGCCGAGCGCTATCTGCGCCAGGCCCTTGAGCGCTTTCCCGACCATGAAGTGGCAGCGCATCTGGGTGAAGTACTCTGGGCCAAAGGCGAGCAGCGCGAAGCCCGTAAAGTCTGGGCCAAAGCCCTGGAACAGCAACCCGACAGCCCTATTCTGCGCAGCACCCTGCAGCGCTTGACCGGATCAGAGAACCTTTGA
- a CDS encoding molybdopterin-synthase adenylyltransferase MoeB, which produces MLSDQELLRYSRQILLQHVDIDGQLRLKRSRALVVGVGGLGSPVALYLAAAGVGELHLADFDHVDLTNLQRQIIHDTPGIGLSKVDSAMARLSAINPEITLIAHRTALDADSLNAAVNAVDLVLDCSDNFATREAVNAACVLARKPLVSGAAIRLEGQLSVFDPRRDDSPCYHCLYGHGSEAELTCSEAGVIGPLVGLVGSLQALEALKLLAGFGEPLVGRLLLIDALSSRFRELKVKRDPACSVCGPANGQGGHA; this is translated from the coding sequence GTGCTGAGTGATCAGGAACTGCTGCGCTACAGCCGGCAGATTCTGTTGCAACATGTCGACATCGACGGTCAGCTGCGCCTCAAGCGGAGCCGTGCGCTGGTCGTGGGCGTGGGTGGGCTTGGATCGCCAGTGGCGCTGTATCTGGCTGCTGCCGGGGTGGGCGAGCTGCACCTGGCGGACTTCGACCATGTCGATCTGACCAATCTACAGCGCCAGATCATCCACGATACGCCTGGCATCGGACTTTCCAAAGTCGACTCGGCCATGGCCCGACTCAGCGCCATCAATCCCGAAATCACCCTGATCGCCCACCGTACGGCGCTGGACGCCGACTCTCTGAACGCAGCGGTAAATGCCGTGGATCTGGTGCTCGATTGTTCCGACAACTTCGCCACGCGCGAGGCGGTCAATGCGGCCTGCGTTTTGGCGCGCAAACCCTTGGTCAGCGGCGCAGCGATCCGTCTTGAGGGCCAGCTGTCGGTGTTCGATCCACGTCGTGACGACAGCCCTTGCTACCACTGCCTGTATGGCCATGGCAGCGAAGCCGAACTGACCTGCAGCGAAGCCGGTGTGATCGGGCCGCTGGTGGGGCTGGTCGGCAGCCTGCAAGCGCTGGAAGCCTTGAAGCTCCTGGCCGGGTTCGGTGAGCCGCTGGTCGGGCGCCTGTTATTGATCGATGCCCTCAGCTCCCGTTTCCGTGAGCTGAAAGTCAAACGCGATCCGGCGTGCAGCGTATGCGGTCCGGCAAACGGGCAGGGCGGGCATGCCTGA
- the prfA gene encoding peptide chain release factor 1, producing the protein MKASLLNKLDVLSDRFEELTALLGDAEVISDQTRFRAYSREYAEVEPVVALYTQLLKVQGDLDGAQALLKDSDPDMREMAVEEVRETKQQLVELEAQLQRMLLPKDPNDGRNVFLEIRAGTGGDEAAIFSGDLFRMYSRYAERRGWRVEILSENEGEHGGYKEVIARVEGDSVYGKLKFESGAHRVQRVPETESQGRIHTSACTVAVLPEPDEQQAIEINPADLRVDTYRSSGAGGQHVNKTDSAIRITHLPSGIVVECQEERSQHKNRARAMSWLSAKLNDQQTSAAANAIASERKLLVGSGDRSERIRTYNFPQGRVTDHRVNLTLYSLDEVLAGGVDAVIEPLLAEYQADQLAALGD; encoded by the coding sequence ATGAAAGCTTCACTGCTCAATAAGCTGGATGTACTCAGCGACCGTTTCGAGGAACTGACCGCGCTGCTAGGCGACGCGGAAGTCATCAGCGATCAGACACGTTTTCGCGCCTATTCCCGTGAGTACGCCGAGGTGGAGCCGGTTGTTGCGCTCTACACACAGCTGCTCAAAGTGCAGGGCGATCTTGACGGCGCACAGGCTCTGCTCAAAGACAGCGACCCGGACATGCGCGAAATGGCCGTCGAGGAAGTTCGCGAGACAAAACAGCAACTGGTCGAGCTGGAAGCTCAGCTGCAACGCATGCTGCTGCCCAAGGACCCGAACGACGGTCGCAACGTGTTTCTGGAAATCCGTGCGGGCACCGGCGGTGACGAGGCGGCGATCTTCTCCGGCGACCTGTTTCGCATGTACTCGCGTTACGCCGAGCGACGTGGCTGGCGGGTCGAAATACTCTCTGAAAACGAGGGCGAGCACGGCGGTTACAAAGAAGTCATCGCTCGGGTCGAGGGGGACAGTGTTTACGGCAAACTGAAGTTCGAGTCCGGCGCGCACCGGGTGCAGCGTGTGCCCGAGACCGAATCCCAGGGCCGCATCCATACGTCGGCCTGTACCGTTGCCGTCCTGCCGGAGCCTGATGAGCAGCAAGCGATCGAAATCAATCCGGCCGACCTGCGCGTCGACACCTATCGTTCGTCGGGGGCCGGTGGTCAGCACGTCAACAAGACTGACTCGGCGATCCGTATCACCCACTTGCCATCGGGTATCGTGGTCGAGTGTCAGGAAGAGCGTTCGCAGCACAAGAACAGAGCCCGGGCAATGTCCTGGTTATCTGCCAAACTGAATGATCAACAGACCAGCGCGGCTGCCAATGCCATCGCCAGCGAGCGCAAATTGCTCGTCGGGTCTGGCGATCGTTCGGAGCGTATCCGCACGTACAATTTCCCTCAGGGGCGAGTGACGGATCACCGCGTCAATCTGACGTTGTATTCGCTGGATGAAGTTCTGGCGGGTGGAGTCGATGCAGTGATAGAGCCGCTACTCGCTGAATATCAGGCTGATCAACTTGCGGCACTGGGTGATTAA
- the ispE gene encoding 4-(cytidine 5'-diphospho)-2-C-methyl-D-erythritol kinase, with protein sequence MGTPQLVLPAPAKLNLMLHILGRRPDGYHELQTLFQFLDHGDELGFAVREDGEIRLQTDVPGVPHDSNLIVKAARALQQQSGCTLGMDIWLEKRLPMGGGIGGGSSDAATTLLGLNHLWQLGWDEDRLAALGLTLGADVPVFVRGRAAFAEGIGEILTPENPEEPWYLVLVPQVAVSTAEIFSDPLLTRDTPPIKVRPVPKGNSRNDCKAVVERRYPEVRNALNLLGNFTEAKLTGTGSCVFGAFPNKAEADKVSALLAETLTGFVAKGSNISMLHRKLQIL encoded by the coding sequence ATGGGTACGCCACAACTGGTACTGCCTGCCCCGGCCAAGCTGAACCTGATGCTGCACATTCTGGGTCGTCGCCCAGACGGTTACCACGAACTGCAAACCCTGTTTCAGTTTCTCGATCATGGCGACGAACTCGGCTTCGCCGTGCGCGAAGACGGCGAAATCCGCTTGCAGACCGACGTCCCCGGCGTTCCACACGACAGCAACCTGATCGTCAAAGCCGCCCGCGCCCTGCAGCAACAGTCAGGTTGTACGCTGGGCATGGACATCTGGCTGGAAAAACGCCTGCCCATGGGTGGCGGCATCGGTGGCGGCAGTTCGGATGCAGCCACCACCCTGCTCGGCCTGAATCATTTGTGGCAACTGGGTTGGGATGAAGATCGCCTCGCCGCGCTGGGCCTGACACTGGGTGCCGACGTGCCTGTTTTTGTGCGGGGTCGTGCCGCGTTTGCTGAGGGTATCGGTGAAATCCTGACCCCGGAAAACCCTGAAGAACCGTGGTATTTGGTGCTCGTGCCGCAAGTCGCTGTAAGTACAGCAGAAATTTTTTCAGATCCGTTGTTGACACGCGACACTCCGCCCATTAAAGTGCGCCCCGTTCCCAAGGGAAACAGTCGAAATGACTGTAAAGCGGTTGTAGAGAGGCGTTACCCGGAAGTACGTAACGCTTTGAATTTGTTAGGTAATTTTACCGAAGCAAAATTAACCGGAACTGGAAGTTGTGTGTTTGGGGCCTTCCCAAACAAAGCTGAAGCTGATAAAGTCTCGGCCCTTCTTGCAGAGACCCTTACGGGGTTCGTAGCGAAAGGAAGTAACATTTCGATGTTGCATCGCAAGCTGCAAATTCTGTAG
- a CDS encoding 50S ribosomal protein L25/general stress protein Ctc — protein sequence MNEFTLNAEQRSDLGKGASRRLRRLASLVPAVVYGGDKAPESISMLAKEVAKLLENDAAYSHIIELNVGGQKQNVIIKALQRHPAKGHVLHADFVRVVAGQKLTAIVPIHFLNEEAPVKKGGEISHTTTELEVTCLPKDLPEFIEVDLGALETGDNVHLSELKAPKGVEFVALAHGNDLAIANVHAPRIVADETEEGEEGAAE from the coding sequence ATGAACGAATTTACCCTGAATGCAGAACAGCGTTCCGACCTGGGGAAAGGTGCGAGCCGCCGCCTGCGTCGTCTCGCTAGCCTGGTTCCAGCTGTCGTCTACGGCGGTGACAAAGCCCCTGAGTCCATCAGCATGCTGGCCAAAGAAGTTGCCAAACTGCTCGAAAACGACGCGGCTTATAGCCACATCATCGAACTGAACGTTGGCGGCCAGAAGCAAAACGTCATCATCAAGGCACTGCAACGTCACCCGGCTAAAGGCCACGTGCTGCACGCTGACTTCGTGCGCGTTGTTGCTGGTCAGAAACTGACCGCAATCGTACCGATTCACTTCCTGAACGAAGAAGCTCCGGTCAAGAAAGGCGGCGAGATTTCGCACACTACCACTGAACTGGAAGTGACCTGCCTGCCGAAAGACCTGCCTGAGTTCATCGAAGTTGATCTGGGCGCGCTGGAAACCGGTGATAACGTTCACCTGTCCGAACTGAAAGCCCCTAAAGGCGTTGAGTTCGTTGCACTGGCACACGGCAATGACCTGGCAATCGCCAACGTCCACGCACCGCGTATCGTTGCAGATGAAACCGAAGAAGGTGAAGAAGGCGCTGCCGAGTAA
- the pth gene encoding aminoacyl-tRNA hydrolase: MTAIQLIVGLGNPGAEYEQTRHNAGALFVERIAAAQRVNLVPERKFFGLTGRFTHQGQDVRLLIPTTYMNRSGQAVAALAGFYRIPVESILVAHDELDLPPGVAKLKVGGGHGGHNGLRDIIAQLGNQNTFHRLRLGIGHPGDASKVSGFVLGRAPRAEQEKLDASIDFALGVLPDIFAGEWNRAMKNLHSQKA, from the coding sequence GTGACCGCCATACAACTGATCGTTGGCCTGGGAAATCCAGGTGCTGAATACGAACAGACCCGGCATAACGCAGGGGCTCTTTTCGTTGAGCGTATTGCTGCGGCGCAACGAGTCAATCTCGTTCCCGAGCGCAAATTCTTCGGCCTGACCGGACGCTTCACGCATCAGGGTCAGGATGTTCGTCTGCTGATCCCCACCACCTACATGAACCGCAGCGGCCAGGCCGTGGCGGCACTCGCCGGTTTCTATCGGATTCCGGTCGAGTCGATTCTGGTGGCGCATGACGAACTTGATCTGCCTCCGGGCGTTGCCAAACTCAAAGTAGGCGGCGGCCATGGCGGTCATAACGGCCTGCGCGACATCATCGCGCAGCTCGGCAACCAGAACACTTTTCATCGCTTGCGGCTTGGCATTGGCCACCCGGGCGATGCCAGCAAGGTATCCGGTTTTGTCCTGGGTCGAGCGCCACGCGCCGAACAGGAAAAACTGGACGCCAGTATCGACTTTGCCCTCGGCGTGCTGCCGGATATCTTCGCCGGTGAATGGAACCGGGCGATGAAAAACCTGCACAGCCAGAAGGCCTGA
- a CDS encoding ribose-phosphate pyrophosphokinase translates to MSKMMVFTGNANPDLARRVVRQLHIPLGDVSVGKFSDGEISTEINENVRGKDVFIIQPTCAPTNDNLMELVVMADAFRRSSASRITAVIPYFGYARQDRRPRSARVAISAKVVADMLTVVGIDRVLTVDLHADQIQGFFDIPVDNIYGSPVLVDDIEDQRFENLMIVSPDIGGVVRARAVAKSLGVDLGIIDKRREKANHSEVMHIIGDVEGRTCILVDDMVDTAGTLCHAAKALKEHGAAKVFAYCTHPVLSGRAIENIENSVLDELVVTNTIPLSAAAQACGRIRQLDIAPVVAEAVRRISNEESISAMFR, encoded by the coding sequence GTGTCCAAGATGATGGTCTTTACGGGGAATGCCAACCCCGATCTCGCTCGGCGTGTAGTACGTCAGCTGCATATCCCACTGGGTGATGTTTCTGTTGGAAAATTTTCCGACGGCGAAATCAGCACTGAGATTAATGAAAACGTCCGCGGTAAAGACGTCTTCATCATTCAGCCGACCTGCGCTCCGACGAACGATAACCTGATGGAACTCGTCGTGATGGCTGATGCCTTCCGCCGCTCCTCAGCGTCCCGAATCACTGCTGTGATTCCTTACTTTGGTTATGCCCGCCAGGATCGCCGTCCGCGTTCCGCACGTGTTGCCATCAGCGCGAAAGTCGTTGCCGATATGCTCACCGTGGTGGGAATCGACCGTGTACTCACGGTTGATCTTCATGCTGACCAGATTCAGGGTTTCTTCGATATTCCGGTAGATAACATCTACGGCTCCCCCGTTCTGGTGGATGACATCGAAGACCAGCGCTTTGAAAACCTGATGATCGTTTCCCCGGATATCGGCGGCGTCGTGCGTGCACGTGCTGTTGCCAAATCCCTGGGCGTCGATCTCGGGATCATCGACAAGCGCCGCGAGAAAGCCAATCACTCCGAAGTGATGCATATCATCGGTGATGTCGAAGGCCGTACCTGTATTCTGGTTGATGACATGGTCGATACCGCAGGCACTCTGTGCCACGCGGCCAAGGCCCTGAAAGAGCATGGCGCTGCCAAGGTCTTTGCTTACTGCACACACCCTGTGCTGTCGGGTCGGGCGATCGAAAACATTGAAAACTCCGTGCTGGACGAACTGGTGGTTACCAATACCATCCCGTTGTCCGCCGCGGCTCAAGCCTGTGGCCGTATCCGTCAACTGGATATTGCCCCGGTAGTCGCCGAAGCGGTTCGCCGCATCAGCAACGAAGAATCGATCAGCGCGATGTTCCGCTAA